GTGAGGAGAACGAATAAAACTAAAAATTGATCGTAAAATGATTTTTGATCTTTTGTTAATTTTCGCCTAGTGATTAAATAAATCAAAGGAGAAAGAAAAAATACAATTTGTTCCCAGATAAATTCTGGATAAAGTTTTGAATATTGATAAAAAGGAATTTGGAAATCAAACTGTAAATTTTCTGAAAATGTAGTTTGTAAATCGTTCCATTGCAGGGTATTTGGAAAAAATACACTAACAACAGTTACTAAAGAAATAACACCGAAAATTACGGTTATTGTTTTATATTTAAATGAATGGCTATGTTTTCCTAACCATAAAAGTAAAAAACAAAGAGCAATGCCTGCTGTGATCTTGTGACTGAAAAATACGAGTCCGAAGAATAGAAAAATTTTAACATACTGCAATAATTTCCTATCGAAATTATTTTTCTCTAAATTATAAATTTCTGTTAAAAGTAGGATTAAAAAGAGAATCCCACCAAGATTTTTGATAAAGTTGAAACTAAAATGAGGCAAATAAGAAGAGGAAATGAGAAACAATCCAAAGAATAACGATACGTAAAATTTTTTTGATAACAAAAATGCAAAACGAAATGAAACAAAAAATAAACTTACAACTAAGAGAGAGACAAAGATCTTATTTGTGATGACAATATCATTTCCTAATTTGGAAAAATAAACCAAACCATAGAGAATTGGTGAGGCATCTGGACTAAAAAACCTACCTTTGGTTACATAAGAATTCACCTGTGCAGCATAATAATACCCATCGGCACCATAAGCAAATTCGGAACTCAATTGAACTAAAACTTGTAAACTTAAAACTAGTAGGATCGTTCCAAAAAGAATTAGTTTTTCTTTATAATTGGTAGTCATCGGAAGAACAGAGTTTGAGTTCACCATCAACTTCCGATTTTCGAAAGACTAAGACATTCGAACATCTATTTTTCTGAATTTGTTGGAATACCAATTGGCTTCGATGGACTTGCTCTGGACTTTTGATTTGGAATGTAAGCGAATCTTCAGTGAGTTCCCATGAAAATAATAAGGGGTAGGGTAGAGAATTTTTGATCCGTAGATCTTTTGTTGGATACACAACAGAGGCATCGGTTCCGAGAGGTGTGAAGCGGGATTCCTCTGTATACAAATCGCGAGTGTGGGGGAATCGTTCCAAAATCTTAAGTCCGACCTCCAATGCAAGGTAATAGGTAATGCCCGATAATTGGCAAAGTCCACCCGCTACTTCACTAGTTAGATTGCCATTTCGGATGACACGGCCTTCCATATACCCTTTCTTTTTTGTAGGGTTACCTATTTCATACCAAAAACAAAATATTTTTCCAGGATATAACACTCGTTTATTGATATTATCGATTGCTATTTTTAAGTTTTGGAGTTTGCCTTGTTTGAATGGTGATGGTAAAATAGGTAATGTGATGGAAGTCTCATACTCCCAATGAAGTGGCATTACCGGCATTGGCTTTAGGCCGAATTGAAAATAAACACCTGTAAGGAGGTCCTTAGCCCATCGTATGAGGTATTTTATTTTCAATTTCAATTTGGAAATCAATGGAGAGAATTAATCCTTTGGTCCAAGCGGAATTTCAGTAAAACTCCTGTCTGGATTTAGTGTATATGCTGCCTTAAAAGGATGAGGAGGATTGCCACCCCATTCACTGGGAGATAATAATGAGAAATAATCTCCACCCTGCTTAGAATAGAGGTAAATCAACTGACCTGGTTTTTTCTCAAATTGGCATTTTGCTTTGTGCAGTTCGATGTCCTTTTCCGCTTGTTGTAAAATGAGATCCGCTTCCAACTTCAATGCTCGGATTTGTTTTGCAATGACTTCTAATTTTCCGTGAACGTGCAATTTGACGGACTCTTCTGCGAGTTCAATTTCTTTTGCTCGGTCTACTAAACTGATAGCGGGAGCCAATCGACTGGTTCCATAAGTGAGACTGTGGTGGTTTGAGAGCACTTCTTCCATGTTATGATTTAGACAATTTTTACTCCCCGTCGAAAAGAATTCAAAATGAAATTCTTCTGATTGGTTTCTTTTTTTTGTTCAATATTGAATCTGAACTATTATATTATTTTGGTGATAACAGGTTTGTGAGAAAGGAAAATCAACGTTCAACACCTAAAAGTTGGAAGGTGAGTGGATTTGTTTTGACAAGTCTTGCTGTAATGGTTCTTTCTTTTTTTTCATCTATAAAATATGTATAATATCGATACAAAGTAATTAGTAAATTAATTTCGATTCCTTCCTTTGTTTTTAAAACTAAGGATTCGTTACTTTGGTTATCATATTCTAAATTGGTAACAGGTTCTTCTCTGAGTTTGATTCCCCTAAATTGGAAAATACTTCCCAAATCGGATTTTTCGATTTGAGTTAGGGATTTATCGGAAATATTCCAGGAAACAGATTCTGACATTGAAATGATTTTGTTGATTGCATAATTGAAAGCCAACTCAAAC
The sequence above is a segment of the Leptospira sp. WS39.C2 genome. Coding sequences within it:
- a CDS encoding VanW family protein, which codes for MKLKIKYLIRWAKDLLTGVYFQFGLKPMPVMPLHWEYETSITLPILPSPFKQGKLQNLKIAIDNINKRVLYPGKIFCFWYEIGNPTKKKGYMEGRVIRNGNLTSEVAGGLCQLSGITYYLALEVGLKILERFPHTRDLYTEESRFTPLGTDASVVYPTKDLRIKNSLPYPLLFSWELTEDSLTFQIKSPEQVHRSQLVFQQIQKNRCSNVLVFRKSEVDGELKLCSSDDYQL
- a CDS encoding DUF2452 domain-containing protein, which codes for MEEVLSNHHSLTYGTSRLAPAISLVDRAKEIELAEESVKLHVHGKLEVIAKQIRALKLEADLILQQAEKDIELHKAKCQFEKKPGQLIYLYSKQGGDYFSLLSPSEWGGNPPHPFKAAYTLNPDRSFTEIPLGPKD